One stretch of Marinobacterium iners DNA includes these proteins:
- the gcvP gene encoding aminomethyl-transferring glycine dehydrogenase translates to MSELSLRPLNTLEQQDAFIGRHIGPSADEAAAMLAELGVDSLAALIDETVPGSIRVKQPIALDTPKTEAQVLAELKAIAGQNQIKRSLIGMGYHDTLTPNIILRNVLENPGWYTAYTPYQPEVSQGRLEAILNYQQMVLDLTGLDLANASLLDEATAAAEAMTLCKRMSKAKRANVFLVDEELHPQTISVIQTRAEPLGYEVIVGDVAALLDQHEAFGVVVQYPGTSGVVRDFSALIEKAHAQKALACTAADLLSLVLLKSPGEMGADVVFGSAQRFGVPMGYGGPHAAFFATRDEYKRSVPGRIIGVSVDTRGKPALRMAMQTREQHIRREKATSNICTAQVLLANMAAFYAIYHGHEGLKTIAGRIHRLTDLLAAGLQQKGLKLVHDSWFDTLCVEAGDQRDALYESAQAAGFNLRKLGDDRLCISLDERTDRNEIEALWTALLGADHGLNIGALDAELVSNGSDSIPAGLERTSAFLTHPIFNEYHSETEMLRYLKRLENKDLSLAHSMIALGSCTMKLNATAEMIPVTWPEFGALHPFVPVEQAQGYKTLIDSLETMLKAVTGFDAICMQPNSGAQGEYAGLLAIRNYHQSQGQGHRNICLIPTSAHGTNPASAALADMKVVLVNCDDKGNVDINDLRSKAETHAEDLSCLMITYPSTHGVYEEGVRDICDIIHANGGQVYMDGANLNAQVAITRPADIGADVSHMNLHKTFCIPHGGGGPGMGPIGVKAHLAPFVANHPVVGIDGPNPENGAVSAAPWGSASILPISWVYIALMGGEGLRQATEYAILNANYLAKKLGAHYPVLYSGRNDRVAHECIIDLRPLKERSGISEEDVAKRLMDFGFHAPTMSFPVPGTLMIEPTESESKAELDRFIEAMVKIREEIALVEAGELDADNNPLKNAPHTQADLIDPDWNRPYSREQAAFPASWLKESKLWPTVNRIDNVYGDRNLFCSCIPVSDYQ, encoded by the coding sequence ATGAGTGAACTGTCTTTGCGCCCGCTGAACACCCTTGAACAGCAGGATGCCTTTATCGGCCGCCATATCGGCCCTTCAGCAGACGAAGCCGCCGCCATGCTGGCAGAGCTGGGCGTTGACAGCCTTGCGGCACTGATCGATGAAACCGTGCCCGGCAGCATTCGCGTCAAGCAGCCGATTGCGCTGGATACACCGAAGACCGAAGCTCAGGTACTGGCTGAGTTGAAAGCGATTGCAGGCCAGAACCAAATCAAGCGCTCGCTCATCGGTATGGGTTACCACGACACGCTCACGCCCAATATCATTCTGCGCAATGTACTGGAAAATCCGGGCTGGTACACCGCCTACACCCCCTATCAGCCGGAAGTGTCACAGGGCCGTCTGGAAGCGATTCTGAACTACCAGCAGATGGTGCTGGACCTGACCGGACTGGATCTGGCCAACGCCTCCCTGCTGGATGAAGCCACTGCCGCCGCCGAAGCGATGACCCTGTGCAAGCGCATGAGCAAGGCCAAGCGCGCCAATGTATTTCTGGTCGATGAAGAGCTGCACCCCCAGACCATCAGCGTGATTCAGACCCGTGCCGAGCCGCTAGGCTATGAGGTTATCGTCGGTGATGTGGCGGCGCTGCTGGACCAGCATGAAGCCTTCGGTGTGGTAGTACAGTATCCCGGCACCAGCGGTGTGGTGCGTGACTTCTCGGCGCTGATCGAAAAGGCCCACGCGCAGAAGGCGCTGGCCTGTACGGCGGCGGATCTGCTCAGTCTGGTACTGCTGAAATCGCCGGGCGAAATGGGCGCCGATGTGGTGTTCGGTTCTGCCCAGCGCTTCGGTGTTCCCATGGGGTACGGCGGCCCTCACGCCGCCTTCTTCGCCACCCGCGACGAGTACAAGCGCTCGGTGCCGGGCCGCATTATAGGGGTGTCTGTTGATACTCGTGGCAAGCCTGCACTGCGCATGGCGATGCAGACCCGCGAGCAGCACATCCGCCGTGAAAAGGCGACCTCCAACATCTGTACCGCTCAGGTACTGCTGGCAAACATGGCCGCCTTTTACGCCATCTATCATGGCCATGAAGGACTGAAAACCATCGCCGGTCGCATCCACCGTCTGACCGACCTGCTTGCGGCAGGCCTGCAGCAAAAAGGTCTGAAGCTGGTACATGACAGCTGGTTCGACACCCTCTGTGTTGAAGCCGGCGACCAGCGCGATGCACTGTATGAGTCCGCTCAGGCTGCAGGCTTCAACCTGCGCAAACTGGGGGATGATCGACTGTGTATCAGTCTGGATGAACGCACGGACCGCAATGAAATTGAGGCCCTGTGGACCGCTCTGCTGGGCGCTGATCATGGCCTGAATATCGGCGCACTGGATGCAGAACTGGTGAGCAACGGCTCCGATAGTATTCCTGCCGGACTGGAACGCACCTCAGCCTTCCTGACCCATCCGATATTCAACGAGTACCACAGCGAAACCGAAATGCTGCGCTACCTCAAGCGGCTGGAGAACAAGGACCTGTCGCTGGCCCACAGCATGATCGCGCTGGGTTCCTGCACCATGAAGCTCAACGCCACCGCCGAGATGATCCCGGTCACCTGGCCCGAGTTCGGCGCCCTGCACCCCTTCGTGCCGGTCGAGCAGGCACAGGGCTACAAAACGCTGATCGATTCGCTGGAAACCATGCTCAAGGCCGTCACCGGCTTCGATGCGATCTGCATGCAGCCCAATTCCGGCGCTCAGGGTGAATATGCGGGCCTGCTGGCCATCCGCAACTACCACCAATCACAGGGTCAGGGCCATCGCAACATCTGCCTCATCCCTACCTCCGCTCATGGCACCAACCCGGCCTCGGCCGCGCTGGCGGACATGAAAGTGGTACTGGTCAACTGCGACGACAAGGGCAACGTGGATATCAACGATCTGCGCAGCAAGGCCGAGACCCACGCCGAAGACTTGTCCTGCCTGATGATCACCTACCCCTCCACGCACGGCGTATACGAGGAAGGTGTCCGCGACATCTGCGACATCATTCACGCCAATGGTGGTCAGGTCTACATGGATGGTGCCAACCTCAACGCGCAGGTGGCGATCACCCGCCCGGCGGACATCGGTGCCGATGTGTCGCACATGAACCTGCACAAGACCTTCTGTATCCCGCACGGCGGCGGTGGTCCCGGCATGGGTCCCATCGGCGTCAAGGCACACTTGGCACCTTTTGTTGCCAACCACCCGGTGGTCGGCATTGATGGCCCCAACCCGGAAAACGGCGCCGTATCCGCTGCGCCCTGGGGCAGCGCCAGCATCCTGCCGATCAGCTGGGTGTATATCGCCCTGATGGGAGGAGAAGGCCTGCGTCAGGCGACCGAGTACGCCATTCTCAACGCCAACTATCTGGCGAAGAAACTGGGGGCACATTACCCTGTGCTGTATTCGGGCCGTAACGACCGCGTGGCACACGAGTGCATCATCGACCTGCGCCCGCTCAAGGAGCGCTCCGGCATCAGCGAGGAAGACGTGGCCAAACGCCTGATGGACTTCGGCTTCCATGCACCGACCATGTCCTTCCCGGTACCCGGTACGCTGATGATCGAGCCGACCGAGTCCGAATCCAAGGCCGAGCTGGACCGCTTCATTGAAGCGATGGTGAAGATTCGTGAGGAAATCGCACTGGTGGAAGCGGGTGAGCTGGATGCGGACAACAACCCGTTGAAAAATGCTCCACACACTCAGGCCGACCTGATCGACCCGGACTGGAACCGCCCCTACAGCCGCGAGCAGGCAGCCTTCCCGGCCAGCTGGCTGAAGGAATCCAAGCTGTGGCCCACGGTCAACCGCATCGACAACGTCTACGGCGACCGCAATCTGTTCTGCAGCTGCATTCCGGTCAGTGATTACCAATAG